From the genome of Vallitalea okinawensis, one region includes:
- the sufU gene encoding Fe-S cluster assembly sulfur transfer protein SufU: MDINDIYTEIILEKSMDKSNQRELSPVDVSKRAYKASCGDDITVHLQYHDHIIQDASFTGTGCAISRASASMMIDLIKGKTKDEAIALSETFIGMIKSEITDEEELEQLDEAIYLKNISKMPARVKCAVLCWHALQEC, encoded by the coding sequence ATGGACATTAACGATATTTATACTGAGATCATTCTTGAAAAGAGTATGGATAAAAGCAATCAACGCGAATTGTCTCCAGTAGACGTTTCAAAACGAGCTTATAAGGCCAGTTGCGGGGACGATATAACTGTTCATTTACAATACCATGACCATATTATTCAGGATGCTTCTTTTACCGGAACTGGTTGCGCTATTAGTCGTGCTTCTGCATCCATGATGATTGATTTAATTAAAGGTAAAACGAAAGATGAGGCTATAGCCTTAAGTGAAACATTTATTGGTATGATCAAAAGTGAGATTACTGATGAAGAAGAGTTAGAACAGCTAGATGAAGCCATCTATTTGAAAAATATATCTAAAATGCCGGCTCGAG
- a CDS encoding SufS family cysteine desulfurase: protein MNVETIRKDFPILSKEINNRPLIYLDNAATTHKPLQVIEAISDYYKEFNANPHRGAHALSYFSTEFYEQGRQKVKTFIGANGTDEIIFTHNTTEAINMVAKSFLEHILRPDDSITVAISDHHSCLIPPFEAAKRVGAGIDYLELDQYLISDEEIENKIHKGTKMVFIGHVSNVLGTINPIEKIIHRAKEVNAYVLIDGAQAVPHERIDVSKLDVDFYCFSGHKMLGPMGIGVLYGKKELLQQMLPYNYGGNMVNFVTKNKVDFKRAPHGFEAGTQNVEAVYGLTKAIDYLNHIGMDKIKEHERKLLDYALKQLNSIDGIELYGPEDLEYRTGVISFNLGDIHPHDIASVLDMDGIAVRSGYHCAQPLMNYLNLPSTCRASFYLYNNLKDIDFLVEGLLKARRYLTYGH from the coding sequence TTAGAAAAGATTTCCCTATCCTTTCAAAGGAAATCAATAATAGACCCCTCATTTATTTAGATAATGCAGCAACAACCCATAAACCTCTACAAGTAATAGAAGCTATAAGTGATTATTATAAAGAGTTTAATGCTAATCCCCACCGTGGCGCCCATGCACTAAGTTATTTTTCCACAGAATTTTATGAACAAGGCCGTCAAAAAGTAAAAACCTTTATAGGTGCAAATGGTACAGATGAAATTATTTTTACCCACAACACTACAGAAGCCATTAATATGGTTGCTAAATCTTTCTTGGAACATATACTAAGACCTGATGATTCCATTACTGTTGCTATTAGTGATCATCACAGCTGCTTAATCCCTCCATTCGAGGCTGCAAAAAGAGTAGGAGCTGGCATTGATTATTTAGAATTAGATCAATATCTTATTTCTGATGAAGAAATTGAAAATAAAATTCATAAAGGTACAAAAATGGTATTTATCGGTCATGTATCCAATGTCTTAGGCACTATTAATCCTATAGAAAAGATTATACATAGAGCTAAAGAAGTGAATGCTTATGTATTAATAGATGGTGCTCAAGCTGTTCCCCATGAGAGGATCGATGTATCAAAACTGGATGTAGATTTTTACTGTTTTTCTGGTCACAAAATGCTTGGACCTATGGGTATAGGCGTTTTATATGGTAAAAAAGAGCTTCTTCAGCAGATGCTTCCCTACAACTATGGTGGTAACATGGTAAACTTTGTTACCAAAAATAAAGTTGATTTTAAGAGAGCTCCTCATGGATTTGAAGCTGGAACTCAGAATGTAGAAGCAGTCTATGGTCTAACAAAAGCCATTGACTACTTAAATCACATCGGAATGGATAAGATCAAAGAACATGAAAGAAAGCTACTGGATTATGCACTAAAGCAATTGAATAGTATTGACGGTATCGAATTGTATGGTCCTGAAGACCTTGAATACCGCACAGGTGTTATATCATTCAATTTAGGTGATATTCATCCTCATGATATAGCTAGTGTTCTTGATATGGATGGTATTGCAGTTCGTTCTGGCTATCATTGTGCTCAACCTTTGATGAACTACCTCAACTTACCTTCGACCTGCCGCGCAAGCTTTTACCTCTATAACAACCTAAAGGATATCGATTTTTTGGTTGAAGGACTCTTAAAAGCAAGGAGGTATTTAACATATGGACATTAA